The following proteins come from a genomic window of Nostoc sp. TCL26-01:
- a CDS encoding Ycf66 family protein: MLNFGLNSASVLAQVNFGTNSASILGIFLAVAGAALYFLRTVRPELSRDQDIFFAAVGLLCGFILIFQGWRLDPILQFGQLLLVGTTVFFAVESIRLRSIATQQAKRNTPIVDEERPVSRNYSYNRNRYQAEVESDLEPLPYREEEEEEDRPVRARIRPGRDDRSSRDDYYDEQPPRRERRNPTDRPESTDRTRRRTPNRPTNRTPERYDQEDWGSPSREVDDWEGSSDEVRKSSRRNNNPPRPTVDEDTPPRRRKRRPPTDTNPRREQQDDEAIPTDYVPYKPIDESDEEPGNSPNYDDV, translated from the coding sequence AGCCAGTGTTCTGGCTCAGGTGAATTTTGGAACGAACTCAGCCAGTATTCTAGGGATTTTCCTGGCTGTGGCTGGGGCAGCGCTGTATTTTCTCCGTACTGTGCGTCCAGAACTGTCAAGAGATCAAGATATCTTTTTTGCAGCCGTGGGCTTACTGTGCGGCTTTATTTTAATTTTCCAAGGCTGGCGATTAGACCCGATTTTGCAATTTGGTCAGTTGCTTTTAGTGGGTACGACTGTATTTTTTGCAGTCGAAAGTATTCGTCTACGGAGTATAGCTACTCAACAAGCTAAACGTAACACGCCAATTGTCGATGAAGAACGACCAGTCAGCAGAAACTATTCTTATAACAGAAATAGGTATCAAGCTGAGGTGGAATCAGACCTAGAACCACTACCTTATCGAGAAGAAGAAGAAGAGGAAGATCGCCCCGTGCGTGCGAGAATTCGTCCTGGTAGAGACGACCGTTCTAGCCGTGATGACTACTACGACGAACAACCACCCCGGCGTGAACGTCGTAACCCTACTGACCGACCAGAATCAACAGACAGAACACGCCGCCGGACTCCCAACCGTCCCACCAATCGGACTCCAGAACGTTATGACCAAGAAGATTGGGGTTCACCTTCCAGGGAAGTTGATGATTGGGAAGGTTCGAGCGATGAAGTAAGAAAGTCTTCGCGCCGAAACAATAATCCTCCTCGCCCAACAGTTGACGAAGATACACCACCCAGACGCAGAAAACGCCGTCCACCCACTGATACCAATCCCCGCAGGGAACAGCAAGACGATGAAGCGATTCCGACTGACTACGTACCGTACAAACCGATAGATGAGTCAGACGAAGAACCAGGAAATTCCCCAAATTATGACGATGTTTAA
- a CDS encoding PD40 domain-containing protein, with protein sequence MEKFTSQFWLQKPIHWSLVFSLASLLGSCSSGDIPLGPTSLNSRYTEEQPALSGNGRFLAFISNRNSVHQLLIYDLQQQSFIRTPGLNRPDTITESPSLSYTGRYIVYMTSDQGRPVVALYDRAIQQSQIITPTYRGWVRNPSISPDGRYVVFETASRGQWDIEVLDRGPTVELDIPNGATVNQQ encoded by the coding sequence GTGGAAAAATTTACTTCTCAGTTTTGGCTCCAAAAACCAATTCATTGGAGCCTAGTCTTTAGCTTGGCAAGTTTGCTAGGCTCTTGTAGTTCCGGTGATATTCCTCTAGGGCCTACCTCCCTCAATAGTCGCTACACAGAAGAACAACCAGCCTTAAGTGGTAATGGTCGTTTCCTAGCGTTTATTTCTAATCGTAATAGTGTTCACCAGTTACTTATATATGATTTGCAACAGCAGAGTTTTATTAGGACACCCGGCTTAAATCGACCTGATACAATTACCGAAAGTCCTAGCCTCAGCTACACCGGACGGTATATTGTTTACATGACCAGCGACCAAGGTAGACCAGTGGTAGCACTTTACGATCGCGCCATCCAGCAATCACAAATCATCACCCCCACCTATCGCGGTTGGGTACGCAACCCCAGCATCAGCCCAGATGGACGTTATGTTGTCTTTGAAACCGCCAGCCGTGGCCAATGGGACATCGAAGTCCTAGACAGAGGCCCCACTGTAGAATTAGATATTCCCAACGGGGCAACTGTGAATCAGCAGTGA
- a CDS encoding PD40 domain-containing protein: MTKHIFIFFCLTFLSGCFGYPRLVNYPFDPGGRSINSLSSELNPQISGRYIVFTSDRRGSQDVYLFDTLTRNLVDLPGLNALDTIASHPSVSDDGRYLVFAASRQGRSAIFLYDKETRQSRNLTNNLQAEVRNPTISADGSAIAFESSNNGQWDVLVYNRLGQPLDVPQDPR, translated from the coding sequence ATGACCAAACACATTTTTATATTTTTTTGTTTAACTTTTTTAAGTGGGTGCTTTGGTTATCCCCGCTTAGTTAATTATCCGTTTGATCCTGGGGGGAGGAGTATTAACAGTTTGTCTTCAGAACTGAATCCACAGATTTCTGGAAGATATATTGTGTTTACAAGCGATCGCCGGGGTAGCCAGGATGTATATTTATTTGATACCCTGACTCGTAATTTGGTAGATTTGCCCGGATTAAATGCTTTAGATACGATCGCTTCTCATCCCAGTGTTTCCGATGATGGTCGTTATCTGGTGTTTGCAGCTAGTCGTCAAGGGCGATCGGCAATTTTTCTCTATGACAAAGAAACACGTCAATCACGAAATCTAACTAATAATCTACAAGCAGAAGTCCGCAACCCCACCATCAGCGCTGACGGGAGTGCGATCGCTTTTGAATCTAGCAATAACGGACAGTGGGATGTTTTGGTTTATAACCGTTTAGGGCAACCTTTGGATGTACCGCAAGATCCTAGATAG
- a CDS encoding succinate dehydrogenase/fumarate reductase iron-sulfur subunit, producing the protein MEVLFKIIRQQPNSSGVVQSYLLETESGSTILDCLNRIKWEQDGTLAFRKNCRNTICGSCGMRINGRSALACKENVGSELARLQQISSNIPEITIAPLGNMPVIKDLVVDMSSFWHNLEAVAPYVSTAARQVPEREFLQTPQERSLLDQTGNCIMCGACYSECNAREVNPDFVGPHALAKAYRMVADSRDSNTTERLESYNEGTKGVWGCTRCLYCDSVCPMEVAPLEQISKIKQEILAEKSASDSRSIRHRKVLIDLVKAGGWIDERQFGLQVVGNYFQDLRGLLSIAPLGLRMLIKGKFPLSFEPSEGTLEVRSLIESVQQVKGNG; encoded by the coding sequence ATGGAAGTTCTGTTTAAAATTATTCGGCAACAACCAAATTCCTCTGGAGTTGTGCAATCTTACCTTTTAGAGACGGAATCTGGTAGCACCATCTTAGATTGTCTTAATCGGATTAAATGGGAACAAGATGGAACCTTAGCATTTCGCAAAAATTGCCGCAATACTATTTGTGGTAGCTGTGGGATGCGAATTAACGGTCGTTCGGCTTTGGCTTGCAAAGAAAATGTTGGTAGTGAATTAGCGAGATTACAACAGATATCATCTAATATTCCCGAAATCACGATCGCACCCCTGGGCAATATGCCAGTAATTAAGGATTTGGTCGTGGATATGAGCAGTTTCTGGCATAATTTAGAAGCTGTAGCGCCCTATGTCAGCACAGCAGCCAGACAAGTCCCAGAACGGGAGTTTTTACAAACACCCCAAGAGCGATCGCTTCTTGATCAGACAGGCAATTGTATCATGTGCGGTGCTTGTTACTCAGAATGCAACGCCCGTGAAGTTAACCCCGATTTTGTCGGCCCCCACGCCTTAGCCAAAGCCTACCGCATGGTTGCAGACTCCCGCGACAGCAATACAACTGAGCGCTTGGAAAGTTATAACGAAGGTACAAAAGGCGTTTGGGGTTGTACCCGTTGTCTTTACTGCGATTCTGTTTGCCCGATGGAAGTAGCGCCATTAGAGCAAATCAGTAAAATCAAACAGGAAATTCTCGCCGAAAAATCAGCTAGTGACAGTCGCTCAATTCGTCACCGCAAGGTATTAATAGATTTAGTCAAAGCCGGTGGCTGGATTGACGAACGCCAATTTGGCTTGCAAGTCGTCGGTAACTACTTTCAGGATCTCCGAGGCTTACTGAGTATCGCCCCCTTGGGATTACGGATGCTGATCAAAGGCAAATTCCCCCTCTCCTTTGAACCATCAGAGGGAACATTAGAAGTGCGATCGCTGATTGAGTCAGTGCAGCAAGTAAAAGGTAATGGATAA
- a CDS encoding AbrB family transcriptional regulator: protein MSETATAPLTGKALLAKVKELSTLPRRERAKQCGYYTVTKNNQVRVNLTDFYDALLSARGIPLSPEAPKDGRGREPTYRVSVHQNGQIVIGATYTKAMGLKPGDEFEIRLGYKHIHLIQLGESDKKLSLDDVDESDEDLDEEE, encoded by the coding sequence ATGAGTGAAACTGCAACCGCGCCTTTAACTGGAAAAGCACTGCTAGCTAAAGTAAAAGAACTTTCCACTTTACCAAGACGAGAAAGAGCTAAACAGTGCGGTTACTATACCGTTACTAAGAATAATCAAGTTCGTGTTAATCTCACAGACTTTTATGACGCTTTGCTATCGGCGAGAGGAATACCTCTAAGTCCAGAAGCACCAAAAGATGGTCGTGGACGTGAACCGACATACCGAGTTAGCGTTCATCAAAACGGTCAAATTGTTATTGGTGCTACTTACACCAAAGCAATGGGCTTAAAACCTGGAGATGAATTTGAAATTAGACTGGGATACAAGCATATTCACTTGATCCAACTGGGTGAAAGTGATAAAAAGCTTTCTTTGGATGATGTTGACGAATCTGATGAAGATTTGGACGAAGAGGAATAA
- a CDS encoding lysostaphin resistance A-like protein — translation MIFLLTLTNFLTPSLNNLLALMKNAPALVVVMAFFLGWLGCWLPIAAISLKLLNWQPIKPLQPEQKLPLMLSLYLLAPLILGGVIWLTNSSFANYGFVANLALLRSLALGFSLGVISIASLFICQFWLGWCDFEGLNIKQLLSVSFPIFFIALLVGGIEELVFRGFLLTELARDNPLWIAAIASSLIFAVLHLVWEQRETLPQLPGLWLLGMMLVLARICDRNTLGIAWGLHSALVWAIATIDTAQLVTYTGKVSELWTGINKKPLAGVSGIICVLGTSLILWFFERGLL, via the coding sequence GTGATTTTTTTGTTAACTTTGACAAATTTCTTAACGCCATCCCTCAACAATCTGCTGGCATTGATGAAAAATGCACCAGCATTAGTTGTCGTGATGGCTTTTTTTCTTGGCTGGTTGGGATGCTGGTTACCAATTGCCGCAATATCACTAAAATTACTTAATTGGCAACCAATAAAACCATTACAACCAGAGCAAAAATTACCATTAATGCTGTCACTTTACCTATTAGCACCTCTGATTCTTGGGGGAGTAATTTGGCTGACTAATAGTTCTTTCGCTAATTATGGGTTTGTGGCTAATTTGGCCTTATTACGCTCTTTAGCACTAGGTTTTAGCTTAGGGGTAATAAGTATAGCTAGTTTGTTTATCTGTCAATTTTGGCTTGGTTGGTGCGATTTTGAGGGGTTAAATATCAAGCAATTACTATCTGTCTCCTTCCCTATTTTCTTCATCGCGTTGTTGGTTGGAGGGATAGAAGAATTAGTTTTTCGTGGTTTTCTGTTGACTGAATTAGCACGAGATAATCCACTATGGATAGCAGCCATTGCTTCTAGCCTGATTTTTGCGGTTCTCCACTTGGTTTGGGAACAACGGGAGACTTTACCCCAACTACCGGGATTATGGTTATTGGGAATGATGCTGGTGTTGGCGAGGATATGCGATCGCAATACATTAGGTATAGCCTGGGGATTACATTCGGCTTTAGTCTGGGCGATCGCTACTATAGATACAGCCCAGTTAGTTACCTATACTGGTAAAGTCTCCGAATTGTGGACTGGTATCAATAAAAAACCCCTAGCCGGGGTGAGTGGGATTATTTGTGTTTTAGGAACAAGCTTAATTCTTTGGTTTTTTGAGCGAGGATTGCTATAA
- a CDS encoding DUF433 domain-containing protein, whose protein sequence is MEQLTRITLNPEVMGGKPCIRGLRVTVGTIVGLMASGKTPEEILKAYPYLELADIYEALAYAAWRVEEIELPLTSA, encoded by the coding sequence ATGGAGCAGTTAACTAGAATTACATTAAACCCTGAAGTCATGGGAGGTAAACCTTGTATTCGTGGGTTGCGGGTGACTGTTGGTACTATTGTCGGGTTAATGGCTTCTGGTAAAACTCCAGAAGAAATTCTCAAAGCTTATCCTTATTTAGAACTAGCTGATATTTATGAAGCTTTAGCCTATGCTGCTTGGCGGGTTGAGGAGATAGAATTGCCTCTAACTTCAGCATGA
- a CDS encoding DUF5615 family PIN-like protein, producing the protein MKILIDMNLSLEWVLTFTQAGIEAVHWSTIGDPGATDNVIMTWAVNNNYIASPYSGSIT; encoded by the coding sequence ATGAAAATTCTCATTGATATGAATCTTTCACTTGAATGGGTGTTAACTTTTACACAAGCAGGTATTGAAGCTGTTCACTGGTCAACTATTGGAGATCCTGGTGCAACTGATAATGTAATTATGACTTGGGCTGTGAATAATAACTACATTGCAAGTCCGTATTCAGGATCTATTACCTAG
- a CDS encoding type II toxin-antitoxin system Phd/YefM family antitoxin, protein MIDLNKIHSLSEFQRNTKQYIQEMEQNEKPIVLTVNGAAQLVVQDAKAYQKLLERLEYAETVAALRQGIREIEQGKHP, encoded by the coding sequence ATGATTGACCTAAACAAAATTCACTCACTCTCCGAGTTTCAGAGAAACACGAAGCAATACATTCAGGAGATGGAACAAAACGAAAAACCCATTGTGCTGACTGTCAATGGTGCAGCTCAACTTGTTGTTCAGGATGCCAAAGCCTATCAAAAGCTTTTGGAGAGGTTAGAATATGCCGAAACCGTAGCTGCTCTCAGACAAGGAATTCGAGAAATTGAACAAGGAAAACATCCTTAA
- a CDS encoding type II toxin-antitoxin system VapC family toxin, producing the protein MIILDTNVLSELIKPQGSTVVRKWATQQSVTSLFTTTITQAEILYGIAILPEGKRKYELYQAATLMFAEDFVGRVLTFDESAAVAYANISAQRRVGGNPISQADAQIAAICYSHNSIIATRNVADFADCGIFIINPWEEKSL; encoded by the coding sequence ATGATTATTCTTGATACTAATGTTTTGTCAGAATTAATCAAACCCCAAGGGTCTACAGTAGTTCGCAAGTGGGCAACCCAGCAATCCGTAACAAGTTTGTTTACTACAACAATTACACAAGCCGAAATACTGTATGGCATAGCCATTTTACCAGAAGGAAAGCGGAAATACGAACTCTACCAAGCCGCTACTTTAATGTTTGCAGAAGACTTTGTAGGACGTGTTCTCACCTTTGATGAATCTGCTGCTGTGGCTTATGCTAATATTTCAGCCCAAAGACGAGTCGGTGGGAATCCTATATCTCAAGCTGATGCCCAAATTGCTGCTATTTGTTACTCTCATAATTCGATTATAGCAACTCGTAATGTTGCTGATTTCGCAGACTGCGGAATTTTTATTATTAATCCTTGGGAAGAGAAATCCCTATAA
- a CDS encoding plasmid stability protein, with amino-acid sequence MTNIILNIDDNIKNLLQQRASKNGRSLEEEAQETLRLALIENQKLPLNIVSMIEKRFAHLGDFELGDIKREPMRPVPTFE; translated from the coding sequence ATGACAAATATTATTTTAAACATTGACGATAACATCAAAAACCTCTTGCAGCAAAGAGCTTCAAAAAACGGTCGTTCCCTAGAAGAAGAGGCACAAGAAACTCTCCGTCTTGCTTTAATAGAAAATCAAAAACTGCCCTTAAATATTGTCAGCATGATAGAAAAACGCTTTGCTCATTTGGGAGATTTTGAACTAGGAGACATAAAAAGAGAACCCATGCGTCCTGTACCCACTTTTGAATAA
- a CDS encoding heme o synthase: MIEANVSRHHATFLQVIQSYYQLTKPRIIPLLLITTAGSMWIAAKGQVDPMLLLVTLAGGTLAAASAQTINCIYDRDIDYDMERTRHRPMPSGKVQPRDALIFAIALAVLSFTLLTVFANLLAALLALSGIVFYVLVYTHWLKRHSTQNIVIGGAAGAIPALVGWAAVTGTLSWSAWLIFAIVFLWTPPHFWALALMIRDDYAKVGIPMLPVVEGNTATVKQIWYYTLITVVATLLLVYPLQASGIVYAAIALALGAIFIRKSWRLLHNPEDRPTARELFLYSISYMMLLCLGMVIDSLPITHHLINAAISQLHLIS, from the coding sequence ATGATTGAGGCTAATGTCTCTCGCCACCACGCAACTTTTCTCCAGGTGATTCAAAGCTACTACCAGCTAACTAAACCCCGGATTATTCCGTTGTTATTAATTACGACTGCTGGCAGTATGTGGATTGCTGCGAAGGGACAAGTAGATCCGATGCTGTTATTGGTAACTCTGGCTGGCGGTACTTTGGCGGCTGCTAGCGCTCAGACAATTAATTGCATTTATGACCGGGATATTGATTATGACATGGAACGGACTCGCCATCGTCCCATGCCTTCTGGTAAGGTGCAACCCCGCGATGCCCTAATTTTTGCGATCGCTCTCGCTGTACTTTCTTTTACTCTCCTCACCGTATTCGCCAATCTCTTGGCAGCTCTACTAGCATTATCTGGTATTGTTTTTTACGTTTTAGTCTACACTCACTGGCTAAAACGTCATAGTACACAAAATATTGTCATCGGTGGTGCGGCTGGGGCAATTCCAGCTCTAGTAGGTTGGGCAGCTGTCACCGGCACTCTAAGTTGGAGTGCATGGTTAATTTTTGCCATCGTCTTTTTATGGACACCACCACATTTCTGGGCTTTGGCTTTGATGATTCGTGATGACTATGCCAAAGTTGGTATCCCTATGCTACCAGTGGTTGAAGGTAATACCGCAACAGTCAAGCAAATTTGGTACTACACACTCATCACTGTAGTTGCCACCCTGTTGTTAGTCTATCCTCTCCAGGCTAGTGGTATTGTTTATGCAGCGATCGCTCTTGCTCTAGGAGCCATATTTATCCGCAAATCCTGGCGCTTATTGCATAACCCAGAGGATCGCCCCACAGCTAGAGAATTATTTCTCTATTCCATCTCCTACATGATGCTGTTGTGTCTCGGCATGGTAATAGATAGTCTCCCCATCACCCATCATCTCATCAATGCTGCTATTAGTCAGTTGCATCTGATTAGCTAA
- a CDS encoding heme A synthase — protein MNEFVLEHQNEVATEQHKPKEMIRRLVWRMAIATLILMAIGSATRVMNAGLACPDWPLCYGELVPAKQMNLQVFLEWFHRLDASLIGISAIALFSLSWWHRRTLPNWLPWASTFALFLIVFQGILGGLTVTQLLRFDIVTAHLGTALLFFTSLLIIGIALTPYQGTGNVGKLPWVGLTAAILVYLQSLIGALVGSRWALHQCFGGSQLCGVMYSHIFGLVPPTVATLAVVFFSWRTPALHPALRRLANMAGGLLILQILLGFATFRLHLQVEPLTVSHQAIGATLLGVLVAFTVLALRDWSTSREIKAYSVVNEGVESAEL, from the coding sequence ATGAACGAATTTGTCCTAGAACATCAAAATGAAGTAGCCACAGAGCAGCACAAGCCAAAAGAAATGATTCGTCGCTTAGTGTGGAGAATGGCTATAGCCACCTTGATTTTGATGGCTATAGGCTCTGCCACCCGCGTCATGAATGCTGGATTGGCTTGCCCAGACTGGCCACTTTGCTATGGGGAACTAGTGCCGGCCAAGCAAATGAATCTGCAAGTATTCCTAGAATGGTTTCACAGATTGGATGCCAGTTTAATCGGTATTAGCGCGATCGCTCTATTTAGTTTATCCTGGTGGCATCGGCGGACTTTACCCAACTGGCTACCGTGGGCATCGACATTTGCCTTATTTTTAATCGTCTTTCAAGGGATTTTGGGAGGATTGACTGTCACCCAATTATTGCGGTTTGATATCGTTACCGCCCACTTGGGAACAGCTTTGCTGTTTTTTACTAGCCTACTGATTATCGGCATCGCTCTCACACCCTATCAAGGCACAGGCAACGTTGGTAAGCTGCCTTGGGTAGGTCTAACGGCTGCTATTTTAGTTTATCTGCAAAGTCTTATAGGTGCTTTGGTTGGTTCGCGCTGGGCGCTACATCAATGCTTTGGTGGTTCCCAACTTTGCGGTGTGATGTATAGCCATATTTTTGGCTTAGTACCGCCAACTGTCGCTACTTTAGCAGTAGTTTTCTTTTCTTGGCGGACACCAGCGCTACATCCAGCTTTGCGAAGATTGGCTAATATGGCTGGGGGATTATTAATCTTACAAATTCTCTTGGGCTTTGCAACTTTCCGCCTCCACCTCCAAGTCGAACCTCTGACTGTATCTCACCAAGCTATAGGAGCAACACTACTGGGCGTTTTGGTGGCTTTTACAGTTCTCGCTCTACGTGACTGGTCTACAAGTCGGGAAATTAAAGCCTACTCGGTTGTGAATGAGGGAGTAGAGAGTGCTGAGTTATGA
- a CDS encoding cytochrome c oxidase subunit II: MKIPSSIWTLLVGIGLTLISLWYGQNHGLLPAAASDEAVLIDGLFNAMMTVSTGIFLIVEGVLIYCAFKYRRRAGDSEDGLPVEGNVPLEILWTAIPAVIVIGISVYSFEVYNDIGGFDPHAIHESPMTQSSMTMPGTAIAATLNDTPGNTAPNLNQEKSDEAMQDPATAAVRNAEQIPQKQNAPGVGSVAPTIGGSPEKAGKPPELVVNVTGLQYAWIFTYPETGITTGELHVPIGREVQISMTANDVIHAFWVPEFRLKQDAIPGRQSEIRFTPKQEGDYALICAELCGPYHGAMRTQVIVEKPEAFAKWMQEQVAANTDTLNQAVALNPADLSPHEFLTPYTKDMGIQPEILKQIHK; encoded by the coding sequence GTGAAAATTCCAAGTTCAATCTGGACATTACTAGTCGGTATCGGGCTAACTCTCATTAGCCTTTGGTACGGTCAAAATCATGGTTTATTGCCAGCAGCCGCCTCAGATGAAGCGGTATTAATCGACGGTCTTTTCAATGCCATGATGACCGTTTCAACTGGTATATTTTTGATTGTTGAAGGTGTATTAATTTACTGTGCATTTAAATATCGTCGCCGGGCTGGTGATAGTGAAGACGGACTACCAGTCGAAGGTAATGTACCTTTAGAAATCCTCTGGACGGCGATCCCCGCAGTTATTGTTATCGGTATTTCTGTCTATAGCTTTGAAGTTTATAATGACATCGGTGGCTTTGATCCCCACGCCATCCATGAATCTCCGATGACTCAGAGTTCGATGACAATGCCAGGGACAGCTATTGCTGCCACTCTCAACGATACACCTGGGAATACTGCACCCAACCTCAATCAAGAAAAATCTGATGAGGCCATGCAAGACCCAGCCACCGCCGCAGTCCGCAATGCTGAACAAATTCCCCAAAAACAGAATGCCCCTGGTGTAGGTAGTGTTGCTCCCACCATTGGCGGCAGTCCGGAAAAAGCTGGGAAGCCACCAGAATTAGTAGTTAACGTTACAGGTCTACAATACGCTTGGATTTTCACCTATCCTGAAACAGGTATAACTACTGGTGAGTTACACGTCCCTATTGGGCGAGAAGTGCAAATCAGCATGACAGCTAATGATGTGATCCACGCCTTCTGGGTTCCAGAATTTCGCCTCAAACAAGATGCCATCCCTGGTAGACAAAGCGAAATACGCTTCACACCTAAACAAGAGGGTGACTATGCGCTGATTTGTGCTGAACTGTGTGGCCCTTATCACGGGGCAATGAGAACACAGGTGATAGTAGAAAAACCCGAAGCATTCGCTAAATGGATGCAAGAACAAGTAGCAGCTAACACTGATACTCTCAATCAAGCTGTGGCTTTAAATCCAGCCGACCTATCTCCTCATGAATTTCTCACTCCTTACACCAAGGACATGGGAATTCAACCAGAAATCCTCAAGCAAATTCACAAATAG
- the ctaD gene encoding cytochrome c oxidase subunit I, whose amino-acid sequence MTQAQLQETANFPVLVPEPGERHWRDYFSFNTDHKVIGLQYLVTSFIFYCIGGVMADLVRTELRTPEVDFVTPEVYNSLFTLHATIMIFLWILPAGAGFANYLIPLMIGAKDMAFPRLNAVAFWMVPPAGLLLIASLVVGDAPDAGWTSYPPLSLVTGQVGEGIWIISLLLLGTSSILGSINFLVTLLKMRIPGMGFHQMPLFCWAMFSTSALVLLSTPVLAAGLILLSFDLIAGTTFFNPTGGGDPVVYQHMFWFYSHPAVYIMILPFFGAISEVIPVHSRKPIFGYKAIAYSSLAISFLGLIVWAHHMFTSGVPGWLRMFFMITTMIIAVPTGIKIFSWLATMWGGKIQFNSAMLFAMGFVGTFVIGGISGVMLAAVPFDIHVHDTYFVVAHLHYVLFGGSVLGIFAAIYHWFPKMTGRMINEFWGQVHFALTIIGLNMTFLPMHKLGLMGMNRRVAQYDPKFALINEICTYGSYILAVSTIPFIINVIWSWLYGKKAGNNPWRALTLEWMTTSPPAIENFEGIPVLATGPYDYGLEKADEGVPLSDPDPVLSGGPNSVLRAEPDPAVAANPEDR is encoded by the coding sequence ATGACACAAGCTCAGTTGCAAGAAACAGCCAATTTCCCTGTTCTTGTTCCAGAACCAGGAGAGAGACACTGGCGAGACTACTTCAGTTTTAATACAGACCATAAAGTGATTGGGTTGCAATATCTAGTCACTTCCTTCATTTTTTACTGTATTGGCGGCGTAATGGCTGACTTGGTGCGGACAGAATTACGCACCCCAGAGGTAGATTTTGTTACTCCAGAAGTCTATAACAGTCTGTTTACACTGCACGCCACAATCATGATTTTCTTGTGGATTTTGCCAGCCGGTGCGGGGTTTGCTAACTATCTGATCCCGTTAATGATTGGGGCAAAAGATATGGCATTTCCCAGATTGAATGCTGTGGCTTTTTGGATGGTTCCCCCGGCTGGGTTGTTACTGATTGCCAGCTTGGTAGTCGGTGATGCACCTGATGCAGGTTGGACTTCCTACCCCCCCTTGAGCTTGGTAACAGGACAAGTGGGTGAGGGGATTTGGATTATAAGCCTGTTGCTGTTGGGTACTTCGTCAATTTTGGGGTCGATTAATTTCCTAGTTACCCTGTTGAAGATGCGTATCCCTGGCATGGGCTTTCACCAAATGCCTTTATTCTGTTGGGCAATGTTTTCGACTTCAGCATTGGTTTTATTGTCCACACCAGTACTAGCCGCCGGTTTGATTCTGTTATCGTTCGACTTGATAGCAGGAACCACATTTTTTAACCCCACTGGTGGTGGTGATCCGGTGGTGTACCAGCATATGTTCTGGTTTTACTCCCATCCGGCAGTTTACATTATGATTTTGCCCTTCTTTGGCGCAATTTCTGAGGTAATTCCCGTTCACTCTCGTAAACCCATTTTCGGTTATAAAGCGATCGCTTATTCATCCCTCGCTATCAGTTTCTTGGGATTGATTGTTTGGGCGCACCATATGTTTACCAGTGGTGTTCCTGGTTGGTTGCGGATGTTCTTTATGATCACTACGATGATCATTGCCGTACCCACAGGGATCAAGATTTTTAGCTGGTTAGCAACGATGTGGGGTGGCAAAATCCAGTTCAACAGTGCCATGTTGTTTGCGATGGGTTTTGTGGGAACTTTCGTAATTGGTGGGATCAGTGGTGTGATGTTGGCTGCTGTACCATTTGATATTCATGTCCACGATACTTATTTTGTCGTGGCTCACCTGCACTACGTCCTGTTTGGTGGTAGTGTACTAGGAATCTTCGCTGCCATTTACCACTGGTTCCCGAAAATGACGGGACGGATGATTAATGAATTTTGGGGTCAAGTCCACTTTGCTTTAACAATCATTGGTTTAAATATGACCTTCTTACCCATGCACAAGCTGGGTTTGATGGGAATGAACCGCCGGGTGGCTCAATATGATCCCAAATTTGCCTTGATTAACGAAATCTGCACCTACGGCTCATATATCCTGGCAGTTTCCACAATTCCCTTTATCATCAATGTGATTTGGAGTTGGTTATACGGCAAGAAAGCTGGTAATAATCCTTGGCGGGCCCTGACCCTGGAATGGATGACTACTTCACCCCCAGCAATTGAGAATTTTGAGGGCATCCCTGTACTGGCTACAGGCCCTTACGACTATGGTTTAGAAAAGGCTGATGAGGGTGTACCTTTATCTGACCCCGACCCAGTTTTATCTGGTGGCCCCAATTCAGTCTTGAGGGCAGAACCAGACCCAGCAGTTGCAGCTAATCCCGAAGATCGTTAA